Genomic DNA from Burkholderia vietnamiensis LMG 10929:
GCGGCGCTGGACCTCAGCCGCACGGTGGGCTGGTTCACGTCGATCCATCCGGTCGTGCTCGAAGTCGACGCGATGCAGGCGCCGGGCGACGCGCTGCGTGCCGCGCGGCAGCAACTGCGGCGCATCCCGGCCGACGGCCTCGGCTATGCGCTGCTGCGCTACCTGAGCCCCGACGCCGCCGTGCGCGCGAGCCTCGCCGCGCTGCCGAAGGCCGACATCCTGTTCAACTATCACGGCCAGCTCGATACGGTATTGCAGCAGTCCGACGACTGGCGGCCGGCAGGCGAGGATCTCGGTGCGCTGCGCGCCGAGCGCTCGCAGCGCACGCACGCGTTCGAGATCGTCGCCGCCGTTGCCGACGGCAAGCTGCAGGTCGACTGGCATTACGGAGAGCGGCTTCACCGTCGGCAGACGGTCGAGAACCTGGCCGCGCACTTCAAGGACCGGCTGCTCGACTTCGCGGCATCGGTGCGCGACACCGCGTGGGACGGCGTCGACGACAGCTATCCGCTGTCGTCGCTGCAGCAGGGCATTCTGTTCCATTCGCTGTACGACCTCGACCCGGCCGCCTATTTCCAGCAGTTCAGCTTCGTCGTCAGCGGGCCGCTGCAGGTGCCGGCGCTGCGGCAGGCGTGGGCCAACGCGATGGCGCGCCATCCGGTGCTGCGCACCGCGTTCGCCTGGGCCGACCGCGAACGCCCGGTCCAGACCGTGCTGCATACGGTCGACCTGCCGTGGAGCTTCGTCGACTGGCGACACCGCGACGCGACGCGCCGCGCGCAGGACTTCGACGCGTTCCTCGCCGACGACCGGCAGCGCGGCTTCGATCTGCGCCGTGCGCCATTGTTCCGCTGCACGCTGATCCAGGAAACCGACACGCGCCATCGCTTCTGCTGGAGCGCGCACCACATCATCCTCGACGGCTGGAGCACCGCGATCCTGATGAAGGAGGTGTTCGACGACTACCTGTCGCTCGCCCGCAGCGGCGCGCCGGTCGCCGTCGCGCCGGTGCCCGGCTACCGCGCGTACCTCGACTGGCTCGCGCGCCATCCGCGCGCGGCCGACGAGCGCTGGTGGCGCGCCGAACTCGCAGGCTTCCGGGCCGCGACGCCGATCGCGGGCAGCGCCGCGCAGCCGGCGGCCGGCGACGCCGCGCGGCGCGACACGCTGCGCAAACAGCAGTTCGTGCTCGACGACGCGCTGACGGCGCGGCTGCAAGCGCTGCTGCGGACCCATCGCGTCACGCTGAACGTGCTGATCCGCGCAGCCTGGGCGCTGGTGCTGTGGCGCCGCGCGGCGACCGACGACGTCGTGTTCGGCGTCACCGTGTCGGGCCGCCCGCCGGCGCTCGAGGGCGTCGAGTCGATCGTCGGGCTGTTCATCAACACGCTGCCGCTGCGCGTGCGCATCGCGCCGGAGCGCCCGTTCGTCGACTGGCTGGCGGCGCTGCACGCCGCACAGGCCGCGATGGAGCCGCATTCGTACAGCTCGCTGGTCGATATCCAGTCGTGGAGCGAGCTGCCCGCCGGCGACAGCCTGTTCGACAGCCTGCTGGTGTTCGAGAACTTCCCGGTGGCCGCGGCCCCGGATCTCGGGCCGGACGAAATCGAGATTCTCGACGTCCGCGCGTTCGCCGAATCGAACTACCCGCTGACGCTGACCGTGCATCCGAACGAGCGCATCGGCTTCGAGCTCTCGCACGATGCACGCCGCGTCGCGCCCGAGGTCGTGCGGCAGATGCTCGACACGCTGCGCGCGTTGCTGGAGCGATTCGCCGACGACCCGCTGCAACTGACCGGCCAGCTCGTCGATGCGGCGAGCGCCGCCGGCCGGCCGGGCACGCCGCACGGCGCGCCGGGGCACGCCGCGCCGGCCGTCGAGCCTGCCGCCGACGCGGCCGCGACCGCGCGGGCCGTCGTTGCGCCGTCGGCCGACGAGCGCACGTTGCTGGAGATCTGGCAGCGGATCTTCAAGCGCGACGACATCGCGGTCACGGACAACTATTTCGATCTCGGCGGCCATTCGATCATCGCGATCCAGCTGATGGCGAACGTCGAGAAGGCGTTCGCGCGCCGGCTGCCGATTTCCTGTCTGTTCGAGAATCCGACGATCGAGAAAATGGCGGCGGCGCTCGCGACCCAGGCGACGTCGGCGCGCACGGACGTGCTCGTGCCGATCCGCGACGGCGGCCCCGCGGCGCCGCTGTTCCTGCTGCCGGGCGCGGGCGGCAACGTGGTCTACTTCCATCCGCTCGCGCACCATGTGAGCGCGGCCCACGCCGTGTACGGGCTCGAAGCGCTCGGCCTCGACGGCTCGTGTGAGCCGCTCACTCACGTGGAAGACATTGCGGCCCGCCATGTCGAACGCATCTGGCCGCTGGTGGGCGCCGGGCCGTACTACCTCGCCGGCCATTCGTTCGGCGCGCACGTGGCGCTCGAGATGAGCCGGCAGCTCGTCGCCAAGGGCGCGGTCGTGAAACTGCTGGCGATCTTCGACGCGTCCGCGCCGGTCGACAGCACGGCCGCCGCCTACTGGCACGACTGGGACGACACCGACTGGCTCGTCGCGATCGCGCACGAAATCGGCACCTTCCTCGGCGCCGATCTTCAGGTGACGCGCGACGACCTCGTCGCGCTCGATCCCGACGGCCAGGCGGGCCTGATTCTCGCGCGGATCGGCGCTCGCGGCAGCTGGTTCGCGGACGCCGACTCCGACCGGCTGCGCGCCTATCTGCGCGTCTATCAGGCCAACTTCAAGTCGCGCTACGCGCCGCAGGCCGAGCCGCTGCCGGTGCCGATCGCGCTGTTGCGCAGCGTCGAGCACGACCCCGGCGACCACGCCCCGTCGCCGGAGATCGCCCAGCTCCGTCTGGACCCGACCTGGGGATGGTCGCGCTTCTCGACGCTGCCGGTAGCCGTGATGGACGTCCCCGGCGACCACCTGACCATGCTGCTCGATCCGCATGCCGGCGCCGTCGCTGCCCATCTCAACCCGTTCCTGGAAAAAACGCCCTCATGAAATCGACCGCGACGATCGACAACACCTTTGCCCGCAAGGTCTGCATCAACCTCGACCGGCGCCCCGACCGCTGGGAAGCGATGCAGCGCAAATTCGCGAAACAGGACATCCGCACCGTCGAACGGCTGTCCGCCGTCGATGCCAGACAGATCAGCGTGCCGGCCTCGCTGAGCCACATGCGGCCACAGGATTACGGCTGCACGATGAGCCATCTCGCCGCCGTGACACAGGCGAAGGCCGCCGGCGCGAGCGAAGTCCTGATCTTCGAGGACGACGCGTTCTTCGCCCCCGAGTTCGCGGAGCGCTTCCCCGAGTTCATCGCGCAGGTGCCGCAGGACTGGCACATGCTGTTCCTGGGCGCCTACCACTTCACGCCGCCGATTCCCGTCGCGCCGAACGTCGTGAAGGCCGTGGAGACGCTGACCGCGCACGCCTACGTCGTCAGGGACTCGCTGTACGACGCGTTCATTGCGATCAACGAACGGCCGCCCGCGATCAACGACCGCAACAACCTCGTGCTGCAGAAGACCTTCAACTGCTACTGCTTCGAGCCGAACCTGGTCGGACAGGAGTCCGGCTACTCCGACATCATGGAAGAGGTCATGCCGGAGAAGCCGCTGGCCTATTCGCTGCCGATTCCCGACGGCTGGTGAGCGCCGCGTGCGCCGTTCGCAGCAATCCCTATCCCGACAGACTATGACGACCATGAAAATCACCACCGCCGACCATGAAGCGGCGTTCGTGCAGTCCGCACTCGATTCGCTCCACCGCGATCACAAGCTCGCCGAGGCCATTGCGCTGACCTTCGGGAAATGCGAATCGGCCGCCGACGTGATCGATCTGATTTTTCCGCTGATCACGAAGAAGCGGCGGGTCGATTACGTTCTCATGTACAGCATCGTGAGCAATCCGCGCACGCTGCTGCAGTTCCTTCGCGCGGCCGATTCGCGGCTGAGCCAGGCCGCCGCGTGGGCGCCCGCGTCGGTCGACGCGTCGTTGCGCGCCGCGGCCGCGGCGGCCGATCTCGGCTGGGACCGTGCGCAGCGCGTGCTGAAGTGCTGCGTGCTGTTCTCCGACTCGCCGCTCGAAATCGTCGCCAGCATCGCGTTCCTCGGCCGGCACGAAACCGCGTCGAGATTGCGGTCGGCGGCGCACAACGTCGAGCTGAGCCACCTGGTCAACTGAGCATATTGGCATCCCATGGATTTCGCTGAAAGCAAATCGCCGCCGTGGCATTCGGCCGTCACGCTGATGTGGCGCAGCCATCCGTGGCTGACGCTCGGCACGGTGCTGACGGGGCTGCTGAGCGGCGTCGCGTCGATCGTGGGCGTCGGCCTCATCAGCCGCGCGCTGCACGACCAGGACGAGCGACGCACGCTGCTGCTCGTGTTCATCGCGGTCAACGTCGTGGCGATCGTCTGCCGCAGCGGCGCTGCCGTGATGCCGTCCTATGCGTGCATGAAGCTGATGACGCGCCTGCGCGTCAACCTGTGCAAGCGGATCCTGGCGACCCCGCTCGACGAAATCGACCGGCGCGGCGCGCCGAACGTCCTGACGCTGCTCACCCAGGACATTCCGCAACTGAGCCAGACGCTGCTGACGATACCGACGATCATCGTTCAATCGGTCGTGCTGATCTGCAGCATCGTCTATCTCGCGTATCTGTCCTGGATCGTCTTCGCGTCGACGATGGTCCTGACGATCGTCGGCCTCGCGCTTTACCTGTTCTTCTACCGGAGGGCGGTCAATTTCACCGAGCGCGTTCGCGACGAGTTCGTGCGCTTCAACGAATACACGCACGGGCTCGTGTTCGGCATCAAGGAGCTCAAGCTCAACCGCGCGCGGCGGCGCTGGTTCACGCGTGCCGCGATCGAGCTGTCGTCGAAGCGCGTGGCCGGCTTCAATTACATCGAGCGCTTCTGGTTCATGGGCGGCGACACCATCGGCCAGATCACGGTGGCCGTGCTGCTCGGCTTCCTGCTGTTCGGCGTGCCGTCGCTCGGCGTCGTCGATCCGTCGGTGCTCACCGCGAGCATTCTCGCCGTGCTCTACATGATGGGTCCGCTGACCATGCTGATCAATATTCTGCCGATGGTGGCCGAGGGCAAGACGGCGCTCGCGCGGCTGGCGGAGTTCGGCTTCCTGGTCGACGACACGCAGGTCTCGCCCGCCGACCGCTCGCCCGAGCGTGCGCCGGAATCGTCATCGGCCGGCGCGTGGCGCGTCATCGAGCTGAAGGGCGTGAAGATGAACTACCGCGACAGCGAGTCGACGACCGACTTCGTGCTCGGCCCGATCGACATGACGATTCATGCCGGCGAGCTGGTCTACGTGATCGGCGGAAACGGCAGCGGCAAGAGCACCCTGGGCAAGGTGCTCAGCGGCCTGTATGCGCCCACCGAAGGCCACATCGCGCTCGATGGCGCAGTCGTCGACGACGATGCGCGGGAGCGCTACCGAAACCTGTTCTCCGCCGTCTTCACCGATTTCCATCTGTTCGACCGCGTGATCGGCCCCGATCGCGAGGACGAAGGCATCGCGCGTGCGCGCCGATACCTCGAGACGCTGAAGCTGGCTGACAAGATCACGATCGACGGCAAGCATTACTCGACGACGACCGCGCTGTCGACCGGGCAACGCAAGCGGCTCGCGCTGCTTTGCGCGTACATCGAGGATCGCCCGATCTATATCCTCGACGAATGGGCCGCCGATCAGGACCCCGTTTTCAAGCGGTTTTTCTACGAGGTGCTGGTGCCCGACCTGCGAGCGCGCGGCAAGTGCGTCGTCATCATCACGCATGACGACCAGTACTTCGGGCTGGCCGATCGCGTCATTCGCCTCGAGCGCGGCCGGATCTTCTCCGATACGGCGATGGAAACCGCGCGAGCCGAAGCGGCAGGATGAGCGGCGCGCCGGGCGCGCGCGTCGCCGTCGGCGGTTGATCGGCTGTCCCTGCTATCCGTTACAGACGCGGCCGCCGCCCGGTGCTTAAATCACGTCGGCATCCGTGCGCGCAAGCGCAGCTTCAACGTCTCATCAGGAATCCATTCATGGAGTTCAGCAGATTGTCCGCACACGTCGGCGAAGCGATCTCGAGCAGCGGGAGCCGACGCTTTCCCCGCATGATGTACAGCCTGATCTCGGCGGCGGTCCCCGTCGACGAGATTCGCATTTCGGAATTTTCGGTCGACGCCGCGCCCGCCGGCGAGCTCGCGATGCGCAGCCTCGGCGCCGCGCCCGACAAGACCGGCGCGGCAGGGGCCGGTCATGAAGCGCAGATGCCGCCGCAAGCGAGCGCGCGCCACGTGTACGTCGACGACCCGCCGGCCGGCCTCGGCGCGGCCCCCGCGCTGGTCGAGCGCATCGTCGCGCTGCTGTCGGCAAACGCATCGCCGCACGGCCGGCAATTCCATCTCGTGAGCCGCAAGCGCACGCACTGTTACGTGATCTCGTTGCATCGCGCCGAGACGGCGGACGATTTCTCGCCGCAGGAGCAGGACTTCATCAAGGAACTGTCGCACGTGCTGTTTCCGATCGTCGCGAGCCACGCGACGGCGCTGGGCTCGGCTCCGCCGTCACCGGCGCGGCTCGCCGCCGTTGCGCCGCCCGCGACGGAATCTGGCCGCGAGCGCGTCGCGCGGCGATTCGCCGACCGTCTGCGGCATGCCGGCGTCACGCTGTCGGCGCGCGAGATCGACGCGTGCACTGCGCTGCTGGCCGGCGACACGGTGGCCGCGATCGCGATGCGCTTGGCGCTGCGCGAAAGCACCGTCGAGACTTACCTGAAGCGGGCCGCGGTCAAGCTCGGCTTCGGCGGCCGTCATGGCCTGACGCGATGGATGCTGGACGAGACGGCCGGCGGCGCGACGGAAGCCGGCCTGGAGCGCACCGGCGGCGCGTGCCGCGACTGCGGGGCGTCGCGCCTCGGTACCTGAACGCTCGCGGGTAGGATGCGCGAGGGCCGTCGGTTACTCTGCGTGCGTTGAGCCCGGCGCCGCGCGCTGCTGCATGGCGGCCGCCGATGCAGGCGTCGTACGAACGCGTCACGTATCGCCACGGCGGCCGCGCTGTACGTCGATTCGTACGCCGGCTATCGTACATTCGGACTCAACCGCGCCGCAGCGCCGACCGACATCGTCACGGCTCTTGCTGCAACCGGCGTCGAAGCGGCCAAGCACATCCGCAATCGGGGCTCGCTCGGCCTTGCCGGCGATCGTCGTCGATCGCCGGCATGAACCGGATCACGCTGCCGACGCGTAGGTCGTGCAGTCGTCGATCATCCATTTCGTGAGCCCGTGCCGGCCGCTGATGCCGAGCTTCACCGCGGCGCGCTTGATGTACGTCTCCACCGTGCTTTCCTTCACGCCGAGCTCTTCGGCCAGTTCCCGCAGCATCTTGCCCGCGAGCAGGCCGAGGCACACTTCGCTTTCGCGAGCGGACAGCGCGACCGCCGCTCGCGCCAGCCTCGACTCGAACTCGTGCCGCAGCGCATCGACGCCCGGCAGGCCGCCGGTCGCGAGCGGCGCCGGCGCGCAGTCGCGCTCCCCGTGCCGGCGCGTCGACGCGTGCCATTCGACGAGCGGCAGCAGCGTATCGGCGAAATTCTTCAGGAACGACATTTCCCGCAACGAGAAGTCGTGATGCGATGCCGCGCGATGCAGCGAGATCACGTAGCGGCGGTTCGCCTTGCCCGACACCAGATGACACTGGAATCCATCGCATGCGCCGCGCGGCGGCGCGGCTTCGCTGCCGTGACCGTGCTGGCGCTGCGGGCTGATGTGGATGAGTTGCCGGTCGCTCGCGGACCGGATCCGGTTCAACAGCGGATGCGCCGGCTCGCGCTCGCCCTGCGCCGCCGCCGTGCCGAACGCGCCGAGCGACTGCACGTGCACCACTTCGCCGGCCGGCTTGTCGAGCGTCCATTCCGTCATTCGGGTAATGGCGAGCGGAACGGATTCGACCAGCAACGCATGCATGTCCGATGCGAATCGCTCGCTGCCGGCGCTCGAAATCACCTTCCCAAGCTTCGCGAATATCGCGACCATCTGACTCTCCTAGTTGTGCCTGCGTGACGACCGACGGCGCAATGTCCGCGTGCATCGGCGCGATTTGCTGCCGGTACTTGTCGACACGCATCGTTGCGCGCAGCCGCCGCGCTTACCGCGCCGTCGCCACACGTGTTGAAGGCCTAAATCGAAAAAACCGACGACGTTTCGAACGGGACGAGTTCCCCGCAAATCAAACAAAAATCGCAATCGAAAAATGAAACAATCATTTTCATTGAATTTGATCGGCATAAATACCCGCTGCGTATGATAGCCACGATTTTAGAAGTTTGCAGATGGCGTGATGGTGACTTCGTCGATTTTCGACCATCGAGAATACGAATTCAGCTTCCCCTACCGTCTGACACGCGAACGCAACATGAATCAACTCGATAAATCAATATCATTTTGCATTGAATTTCTGTAACAATCCGATGACGTCGGCATACCACGAATTCTCGCCATTCGACGTTCCCGGCAGTTGGAATATCAACCTTTGCCGCGCCGTTTTTCTTTTAACCGTATGGCTTCGCGTTCCGCATACCGTGCATTGTTGCGAATCCCTCAATGCTCGGCCGAATATGCGCGACGACAGGGCACAATTTATCGCGGCCGCCGGGCGGCCTCGTCCGACCGATTACCCCATTCGGCAATAAAAATCCACCTCGATAATATTTACGACGGTGTCGACGCCCGCGTTGCAAAATACCCACAAAATGCCACTCATTGTCTGCCGCAAACCCACCACATTGAAGCCGCGCAGTTCATCAACTCCGCGGCTTGCTCACGGATGGATAAATTGCTAATCTCGCCCGGCGATATAACGCATGTGCAGTCCAATTACCTTGAATTACGATAGCGTTTATTCAGAAAATCGAAACATGCCTATAAACATTCACGCCGCATCATCTTTTATCGCGCGCCGTTGCTGACGGCCGCCCGCCGCAATTAAAGATTCAATCGAAATACCGATATTCCCTCGGCCGAAGGATCGGTCGACGGCTCGTTGCAAAAGTCGTCCGAAAAATACTCGTTTCTCTCGTTGAACGCCCGTGACGATGCGCGCTCGCGCCACCTCGTTCGCGCATCACACGCGCTTGAAGTGCCACACCCGCCTCAACGCATCGATTGCCGTTTCTCCAATCACAAAACGCATCCGAAGAACTGGAGCACACGATGAATCAAGACTTCCGAGACGAACCCGCGCGCCGATCCTTCCTGGCCGACATGGCGAAGCTGGCGGCGGCCGGCGTCGTCGCCGGCTGGACCCCGCTCTATCAGATCGCCGCGCACGCGCAGTCGGCCGGCGCGACGCCGCCCGGCTTTCCGGCCGACGTGCCGCTTTACAAGCAGGCGTTCCAGAACTGGAGCGGCGAAGTTGCCGTGCAAGACGTGTGGACGGCCGCGCCGCGCTCGGCCGATGACGTCGTCGCGATCGTCAACTGGGCGCGCGCGAACGGCTACCGCGTCCGACCGCGCGGCTACATGCACAACTGGTCGCCGTTGACGCTGGATCCGGGCGCCGGCGCCGCCAATGTCGTGCTGCTCGACACGACGAAGTCGCTGACGACCGTATCCGTCGACACGTCGGCGCGTCCGGCGCGCGTCACCGCGCAAACGGGCGTGTCGCTGGAGAGCTTGCTCGCGACGCTCGAGCAATATGGCCTCGGCGTGATCGCCGCGCCTGCGCCCGGCGACATCACGCTCGGCGGCGCGCTCGCGATCGACGCGCACGGCACCGCGGTGCCGGCCGCCGGCGAAACGCTGCAGCCGGGCCATAGCTATGGGTCGCTGAGCAATCTCGTCGTCGCGCTGACGGCGGTCGTGTTCGATTCGGCGCGGCAGCAATACGCGCTGCGCCGGTTCGAGCGCAACGATCCCGAGATCGGCGCCTTCCTTGCGCATCTCGGGATGGCCTTCGTCGTCGACGTCACGCTGATCGCCGGGCCCAACCAGCGGCTGCGCTGCCAGAGCTTCGTCGACATTCCGGCTTCGGAGTTGTTCGCACCGGCCGGCACGGCCGGCCGCACGATCTCATCGTTGCTCGACCGCTCAGGCCGGATCGAAGCGATCTGGTTTCCGTTCACGAGCGCCCCGTGGCTCAAGGTCTGGACGCCGACGCCCAGCAAGCCGTTGTTGTCGCGCGCCGTCACGCAGCCGTACAACTATCCGTTCTCCGATTCGATCTCGCAGTCGATCTCGGATCTCGTGAAGCGGATCGTGATCGGCGGCGAAGCCTCGTTGACGCCGCTGTTCGGCCAGACGCAGTTCGCGGTGACGGCCGCCGGCCTCGCGCTCACGCTCAGTGCGGACCTCTGGGGCTGGTCGCGCACGGTGCTTCAGTACATCCGGCCGACGACGCTGCGCGTGACCGCGAACGGCTACGCCGTACTGGCGCGGCGCGCCGACGTGCAGCGCGTGATCGGCGAGTTCGTGCAGTTCTATCAGAACCGCATCGACGCGTACAAGGCACGCAACGAATATCCGATCAACGGCCCGGTCGAGATCCGCATCACCGGCCTCGACCAGCCGGCCGACGTCGGCGCTGCAGCGGTGGCGCCGACGCTGTCCGCGCTCACGCCGCGCCCCGATCACCCGGAATGGGACGTCGCCGTCTGGTTCGACATTCTGACGTTGCCCGGCACGCCCGGCGCCGACCGCTTCTATCGCGAGATCGAGCAATGGATGCTGGCCAACTACACGGGTTCGTATGCGATGCTGCGCCCCGAATGGTCGAAGGGCTGGGGCTACACCGACACCGCCGCGTGGCAGGACGGCACCATGCTGTCCGTCACGATCCCGCGCCTGTATCGCGACGGTCAGCCAACGACAAGCAACTGGGACGCCGCGCGGGCAACGCTCGCGCGCTACGACCCGCAGCGGATCTTTCGCGCGCCGCTGCACGACCGGTTGATGCCGTAGCGAACCGTGCGGCTGCGGGTTCGCCCGATGCAACGGAGCCGATGCCGATTGCGGCGCGCGAGCCGGGCCTGTTCCGCGCATAGTGGACGGCCGGTTCGGTGCGCCGCGGGGTGACGACTGGGCTCGCGGCACGCGGCCGTCGGCGCGTGTCCGAGCGGCCTCGCAGCCCGCTGTAAAAATCGACGCAGCGGCGATCGCGCCGATGCCCAGGCTCGCGTGGGTCGACCGATTCGGTTCGCTCGTCACGGTGTCGCGCACACGCGCCGTGAATCGTCGGCGGGACGATCGCGCGTCGCGCCGTTCGCGCTTGACGAGGTTCGTAAGCGGAATCGAAACGATGGGAGAGATTGCGGACGACGAGCCGACGTCGCGCGGGCGCGTCGCATGCGCTGCATCGATGAACGCAGCGCGTACCGTACCGTGGATACGGCGAGCGCCGGGCGATACGCAACCTGCGCGTACCGCCCGGCGTTGCCCGTTCCGACGGCTGCTGGCTTCGCCTTC
This window encodes:
- a CDS encoding cyclic peptide export ABC transporter: MDFAESKSPPWHSAVTLMWRSHPWLTLGTVLTGLLSGVASIVGVGLISRALHDQDERRTLLLVFIAVNVVAIVCRSGAAVMPSYACMKLMTRLRVNLCKRILATPLDEIDRRGAPNVLTLLTQDIPQLSQTLLTIPTIIVQSVVLICSIVYLAYLSWIVFASTMVLTIVGLALYLFFYRRAVNFTERVRDEFVRFNEYTHGLVFGIKELKLNRARRRWFTRAAIELSSKRVAGFNYIERFWFMGGDTIGQITVAVLLGFLLFGVPSLGVVDPSVLTASILAVLYMMGPLTMLINILPMVAEGKTALARLAEFGFLVDDTQVSPADRSPERAPESSSAGAWRVIELKGVKMNYRDSESTTDFVLGPIDMTIHAGELVYVIGGNGSGKSTLGKVLSGLYAPTEGHIALDGAVVDDDARERYRNLFSAVFTDFHLFDRVIGPDREDEGIARARRYLETLKLADKITIDGKHYSTTTALSTGQRKRLALLCAYIEDRPIYILDEWAADQDPVFKRFFYEVLVPDLRARGKCVVIITHDDQYFGLADRVIRLERGRIFSDTAMETARAEAAG
- a CDS encoding cholesterol oxidase substrate-binding domain-containing protein, producing MNQDFRDEPARRSFLADMAKLAAAGVVAGWTPLYQIAAHAQSAGATPPGFPADVPLYKQAFQNWSGEVAVQDVWTAAPRSADDVVAIVNWARANGYRVRPRGYMHNWSPLTLDPGAGAANVVLLDTTKSLTTVSVDTSARPARVTAQTGVSLESLLATLEQYGLGVIAAPAPGDITLGGALAIDAHGTAVPAAGETLQPGHSYGSLSNLVVALTAVVFDSARQQYALRRFERNDPEIGAFLAHLGMAFVVDVTLIAGPNQRLRCQSFVDIPASELFAPAGTAGRTISSLLDRSGRIEAIWFPFTSAPWLKVWTPTPSKPLLSRAVTQPYNYPFSDSISQSISDLVKRIVIGGEASLTPLFGQTQFAVTAAGLALTLSADLWGWSRTVLQYIRPTTLRVTANGYAVLARRADVQRVIGEFVQFYQNRIDAYKARNEYPINGPVEIRITGLDQPADVGAAAVAPTLSALTPRPDHPEWDVAVWFDILTLPGTPGADRFYREIEQWMLANYTGSYAMLRPEWSKGWGYTDTAAWQDGTMLSVTIPRLYRDGQPTTSNWDAARATLARYDPQRIFRAPLHDRLMP
- a CDS encoding helix-turn-helix transcriptional regulator, which encodes MEFSRLSAHVGEAISSSGSRRFPRMMYSLISAAVPVDEIRISEFSVDAAPAGELAMRSLGAAPDKTGAAGAGHEAQMPPQASARHVYVDDPPAGLGAAPALVERIVALLSANASPHGRQFHLVSRKRTHCYVISLHRAETADDFSPQEQDFIKELSHVLFPIVASHATALGSAPPSPARLAAVAPPATESGRERVARRFADRLRHAGVTLSAREIDACTALLAGDTVAAIAMRLALRESTVETYLKRAAVKLGFGGRHGLTRWMLDETAGGATEAGLERTGGACRDCGASRLGT
- a CDS encoding glycosyltransferase family 25 protein; this translates as MKSTATIDNTFARKVCINLDRRPDRWEAMQRKFAKQDIRTVERLSAVDARQISVPASLSHMRPQDYGCTMSHLAAVTQAKAAGASEVLIFEDDAFFAPEFAERFPEFIAQVPQDWHMLFLGAYHFTPPIPVAPNVVKAVETLTAHAYVVRDSLYDAFIAINERPPAINDRNNLVLQKTFNCYCFEPNLVGQESGYSDIMEEVMPEKPLAYSLPIPDGW
- a CDS encoding helix-turn-helix transcriptional regulator, whose translation is MVAIFAKLGKVISSAGSERFASDMHALLVESVPLAITRMTEWTLDKPAGEVVHVQSLGAFGTAAAQGEREPAHPLLNRIRSASDRQLIHISPQRQHGHGSEAAPPRGACDGFQCHLVSGKANRRYVISLHRAASHHDFSLREMSFLKNFADTLLPLVEWHASTRRHGERDCAPAPLATGGLPGVDALRHEFESRLARAAVALSARESEVCLGLLAGKMLRELAEELGVKESTVETYIKRAAVKLGISGRHGLTKWMIDDCTTYASAA